From Canis lupus baileyi chromosome 16, mCanLup2.hap1, whole genome shotgun sequence:
ACCCCTCCTAGCCCTGTGTAGCCCAGTCTGGCCAGAAGTGGGGAAGGAGCAGTAGTACCCAGGATATCGCTGGCTTCCTGGCCAGCCTCCTGGCTGTATTTACCCTGGCGTTTTCCTTCTCCCCGGCACAGTCAGGTCCAGGCTGATGTGAAACCCCCCTGACCAGCTGAGGAAGTGAGGAGTGGTGACCTGAGTGGCTGCTACCTTCTGATGTGGGAGGACCGTGCCAGTGATGGGGCTCAGCAGTTGGCCTGGGGAAGGAAGCCGTGGCTTTTGTCCATCCTCTCCTTAAAATAAAGAAGCTAACTCCCTAGGAGACCTCTGGGCAGGCTCAGGGTGTCTCTGAATTCCAGGGGGACTGTGGGCATAATTAAACATGAGAGTGTGAGGTGCTGTTCCATGCACCCATAACTTTGAGCCACCCTTAGGACAGGCCTAAGACCCCAACAGGTTGAGAACCACAGATACTCCAGTGGTTCCGATGGCTCCAAGCTCAAGTGTTTGGTGACTGTGGATGCCTGGCAGAGGCATGGTACTCCGTGGGTGGTTGCGACCCTGGGACTTCTCTCAGGGCGTGTCATGATCTAGAGGGCCTTCAAGAAGCTATCTGGGCTTACATATCCTTATCCTAATGAGCTGGAAACGGTGATCTTCTTCTAGCCGCATGCAGGTCTGAGGATGGAAGGGCCAAGAGGAGGAGAGCTTGCCTTCTGTGGGTGTCCCAGACTGTTGTGTAAACCTCTGCAAGGCGGGCATAGCATAGGGGTGAGGGTGGAAGGTCCAGAAGGACTGGGGGGAGGGTGCTTCTGTCAGCTTACTCTGTGACCCATGGCAGGGCtcttcctcagttttctcaattgTGAAGCAAAGAAATTGGGAGTAGAAATGGTTTTTGAAGACCATCCCATCTTCAAGTCTGTGGTTCTCATTCTCAGCCAAAGGGACATAGGACAGAATCAGCAAGgtagttctcctttctccactggATTTGACAGTCTGAAACCTATGGATGCCTAATGGGTTCGGGGAGGAGTGATGTGTATCTGATGTCTTGGATTGCTCGTGCCCCAGGTACCTCCTTTTCCCCTGACCCAGAATACATGTCAGGAATAGGCAGGGGGTAAGGATGGTGAGATAGGCAGGGTGCTGGCAAAGTCTTACACATCACCCTACCCCAGCACCTGGCATGGTGTCTAGCACATGTCGAGCCTCCCTGAGTGTTTAGATGCTTATCAGGACCCCAGCTGGCTACTTGGGGCTCCCCCATTCCCCACCATAGGACCCAATCTCTGTGGGACCCAAGGAGTGGCATTCTCAGTGTGGGAACTATAGCAGCCCAGGTACAACAAGGCTTGAGGGTGATCAACAGTTGGGATATAGGCACATGCCTCCTACCCAGTCATAGGCTTCTCTCACTATGAATGGGGTTCCAGCCCTAGAAGTGGGGCTGTGGCCTTTTTGTGGTTGGTTAATTTGAGGAGACCATAGAGGTGAAAGGTGAGATACAGGCTGACTGCAAAGGTCCTCgtcctccctctgcttccaggCATGGGCATACAAGTGACAAGTGTATTTTGTAAGGCGGCTGGACATAGCATGGCTGCTATAGCATCTGCGCAATGTCATCAGGCACCATATGTGTACCTGTCTGCTGTGGGTGTCCAAGAGAGGGCAGGAGTCAAGGAACCCCGGAGAATGTGTCTCCcccccctttccttcccctccacTCGCTGCTCACAGTCCTGATCCAGCTCAGGGGCCTGCTCCTTATCCCATGGTTCTCCATCTCAGCTTTtccacctgggcagcccaggtcaTGGGAGTGGAACCTCAGGGTGCCAGGCACTTGGGTGAGCAAGGATGGCTACTGGCTAGGGGACATTTGGAAACCTGCAGGCTCATTTGTCTCTTCATAATGTAGATGGTGGGTTTGGGGAGGAGTGAATGCGGGGGGggggcttttttctcttttattgagGTTTAACTTATACATAGCAAAGTTCCTGCACCTTATTGAGCCAgatggatgcttttttttttttagctgtttacCTCCTGCATAGTAGCCACTCCCATCTGAAGGTAAAGCATTTCTATTGCTCTCTGGGcctttcctctgccccctcccagtCAACACCCCCCAAAGGTAACTGCCATTCTGACCTTTATTTCCATGGATTACTCTTGCCTGCTTTCAAGATGGTGGGCTTcaccctcttttcttttccttttttttttttttagagatttatttattcattcatgagagacccacagaaagagagagtggcagagaattctctctctcctagtGAGGATCTGCTCTGGAGACCCTGGCCTTTATAGCAAACCTACTGCCCCTAGAGGCCAGGAATGGCTTTGGGCGGTAACATGAATTCACCTTAGTAGAGGCCTTGATGATGAGTTAACATTATCCCAAGATCCCTCCTGCCACTTGCCCACACATACCAGACCCCCATCTGGATCTCAGCAGGGTACTGAGGTTACCACATCTCCTGAACCTTATGTTCCCTGgaggcacctggctagctcaatcagtagagtatgtgactcttggtgttgtgagttcaagccccaccttggggctttgggcatggagcctattaaaaacaaaacaacaccttATATCCCTGTCCTTTCTATCCCAAGTATGATCTAGGGAGCCTTTTGGGAGCAAGGTCCCTTAACCTTAAACTGCTATAGTCATTTGAATTACAGAAGCCCTTCAGGCCTGACGAAGTGGCCTAAGTGGGGCTTAAGGGCTCCGCTTGGGTAGGCCCAAGGCCCCTTGGGCATATAAGAAGTAGGCAGTAGAGTTAGGGTGGGCTTTTCATCTGTGTAATCAAGAATTGAGCTGGCACTGGTGTGCCCCAGGCCAGGACAGTGTCCCCTGCTCAACCTTCCTATTTcaggccactgtggaaaagaggtaggacccctcccccaggctgggAGAGTACCGAGCAAAGCCTTGGACCTTATTCCCCAACTCCTGATCTCTTACCATGTCTGGCCTGGCTTGGGATATCTGTGCAGTCCTCTCAGGCCTGGCTTCTCTGGTCAGGCTGTGGGCCTGGGGTGGAGGCCTCAGGGTGGCCCATTTATGATCCTGGCCTGGGCGGCTCCCCGCTTACAGGAAACCCCACCATTTCAACAAGAGGAATTTAGGCTGCGTCATTTCCAGCTTCCTGCTTGAGTTGCCAGAGGTGGCTGGTGGGCAGACCCCTCACCCAGTGGTGcttgggagtggggggagggagcttTCATGTGGCTCACTGGGGTGCCTCACTGTTTGGGGAAAGCCAATACTAAGGAGTGTTCTAGGCTCCCCCTCTTGGCACAGGTGGTGGGTCCCTTCCTCATGGGCCTCTGAAGTCAACTCCCAGGAAGGTGTATGACAGGCAGCTGGTTGTCCTGTTTCTTGAGGGGCTGCCCAAAGAAGCCCAGACCTAAAGAGCTGAACCCCCTCTTTCACTTCTTGTTTCTTCCTGTCTCCATAGAGGGAATACTTGCTGTAGGCAGAACTCAGGCTTCACCCTGACTCAATCTCCTTACAGTTCTCCTGGAACTTCTATGGAAGTCCTTCAGGGGAAGGGTCTGGGAATCACCTTCTGGTTGGAGAGACTCTCATTATCCCAAGCCTGTCCCTCCGCTGGGGGGCCCACTTCTGGACTTCCTGAGActggggcagggggcctgggcagAGCACAGTGTCCTGGGAGAGAGGTTCCCTGCCCCCACTCTTGGAGGCACACAATGGCTGCTTTCTCCCCTGTGACCTTTCCACAGCCTGAGCTGTATGCAGctgtctcctcccctctcccaagAGGCCGGGGATGGGCGACATCTCCCCTGCCCCTGAGAAGGACCCTATCCTGGCCCCCTCTTCTTGTTTCCAAAGTTTGCTTCTCTCCAAGTAGTGGAGAGTGCCCTCCAGGGCCCTTGCCCACTTGGGGCTTCTTCCTtaggggcaggagcagaaggagagcagTGGGTGTGAACAGGGCACGGTTTCTGGCATCTTGTGCTGGGTCCACATCccagcaaccccactcactagctttgtgaccttgagccagCACTCTAATCTCTCTGAGCCACTGTTTCTCATTGGTATAGCAAGGGTAGCGCTTCCTGCCTTGCCTAACAGTTGTGAGAGACATCGTGCATACAGGCCCAGCTAGTACAGAGTGGGTATCCAGTTTTAGTTCCTTTGCCCTCTCCATCCCAGTTAAGAGGGGTTCCGGCTCAGCCCATCAGTGATGAGGCCAGGAAGCTCAGCATGAGAAGGCCTCTTGCCTGCCAAGACGAGGACAGAGGCAGGAGCCCATGGAAGCATACAGTGGGTCGGGCTGGTGGGCCAGTGGGTCCAGCAGAAGCCTGGGTGCAGGAGGCATGTGGCACTGACCCAGACACAGGAGGGGTACCTAGGGTTGTCTGGCACGCTACAGCAATGTTGCATCCCTTAGGGGATTCCTGCCTCCGGGGGAAGGGCTAGCCAATTGTCTTGTTCCCTGGGAAAGGCTGCAGGACAAGAAGATGTGCCGGCTGAGTAGACCCTGGGGACCACTCCCCCCACTCACCCCTAGACAGGCAGAGATGTGTAGGCAGGGGCACAGCTGCCAGTCACCTGCTGTGAGCCTTTGGGGAAATCCCTCCTACGCCATGGCTCAGCTTCCTCATCAGTAACCTGTGTGCCCTGATGGTCCCAGTTCCTGGGGCTTTGGGAAGCTGAGTAAGGGAACGTGTGAGCATGGTGTGAGCCCAGAGCAGGTGCCCAGGAGACATTGCCTGTGATCTGGCCTTGGCTGACCCTGGTTCCCCCACTGGCAGACCCCGGCTGGGCTTCCATCAGCAGGGGAGTGCTGGTGTGTGACGAGTGCTGCAGTGTGCACCGGAGCCTGGGCCGCCACATTTCCATCGTCAAGCACCTTCGCCACAGCGCCTGGCCTCCCACACTGCTGCAGGTACGGGGCTAGGCCGGGCGGGTCTTCATTCTGCAGAATGTGCTGAGCATGGACACGTTTCCCCCTACACTCACTCTGCTCGGGATTTTGGCAGCTTCCAAAGGGCAGCACTCACCTGGGGCAGAACCTGACTCTGACCCTTTCCGCCCATTATGCTAGCCATGCAGACAGGAGGCTTCTAAGACTGGGGTCTTACAGATCTGGGCACTCACCCCAGCTCTGCCATGTACTAGCTTGGCCATGTAGcactgagcaagtcacttaacttctctgagccttggcacGCTTGCTGTGCCACCTGAAGTGCCAAGTGGGACCCACATGCTCGAGTGGCCCACCTAGTTGAAGGTGCACCGGTGGCAGGTACACGGGAGGCCCATTGGTACTGCTTCTAGCTCCGCTGGCTGCAGCCAGCACTTGGAGGGGTTTCCCCCAGTAGCCGGTGCACAGTGGGCACCCTGACTTGGCACCTCTTCCCTGCAGATGGTGCACACGCTCGCCAGCAACGGGGCCAACTCCATCTGGGAGCATTCCCTGCTGGACCCTGCACAAGTGCAGAGTGGCCGGCGCAAAGCCAACCCCCAAGACAAAGTCCAGTGAGTTGGGCCagaggggtggtggcagggggtgCATGGTCTGAGATGCGGGTCCAAGAGGTGGACCGGTGACTGGCCTCTCCCGCTCTGCTCACCGTCGCATCCTATGCGCCCTGCCCAGCCCCATCAAGTCAGAATTCATCAGGGCCAAGTACCAGATGCTGGCGTTTGTGCACAAGCTTCCTTGCCGGGACGATGATGGGGTGACTGCCAAAGATCTCAGCAAGGTTGGAGGGGCCCCATGGGGGATGGGTGGGCCTCCTCTCTTGTCACCTGTGACACCCTTTAGGGCCTCTCCTGCATCACCACTGAGCCCTAGGCCTCAAAGGTGTTCAGGTCAGGCAAGAATAGGGGGTACAGCAGGGGGACAAGATTGTGTGGTCAGGTAGCATGTGGTCAAGGCCCCTCAGCTCCCAAGTGGACACAACAGGGCTAAAATCCTCCATCTGCCACTCAAATGCTGTGAAGACTTGGGGCCATTTCTTAGCCACTcagagcctcagtctcctctgtaaaatgggaaagaacGAACAGCATCTCCCTCATAGACAACATCTGTCTCAACCAGAGTTCGCAGCCCAGGTAGCCAGTGACTGATGGCAGCTGTTGTTTGGCATTAACTCCTTGGGGGAAGTCCTCTGTCCTCCCTGACAACCCAACTTCAGCTGGGCCCCTGGAGCTGGTAGGAGTCCCAGCAGCTGCCTGACGTGGTACAGCTTGAGGAGGGGCAGGGCCTCATACACACATCAGTGGCACACTCTGCTCCTTGCAGCAACTGCACTCAAGTGTTCGGACAGGCAACTTGGAGACGTGTCTGCGCTTGCTGTCCCTGGGTGCCCAAGCCAACTTCTTCCATCCAGAGAAGGGCACCACACCTCTGCACGTGGCTGCCAAGGCGGGGCAGACACTGCAGGCTGAGCTGCTCGTGGTGTATGGGGCTGACCCAGGCTCCCCTGATGTGAATGGCCGCACACCCATTGATTATGCCAGGTGAGGGTCAGATGGTGGGTGAGGCTTTGGCGGGTGGGGGTGCTAGGCTGCTGCTGCAGGGCTGAGGCATGCCCCCTCCCCACAGGCAGGCGGGGCACCATGAGCTGGCGGAAAGGCTAGTCGAGTGCCAGTATGAGCTCACTGACCGGTTGGCCTTCTATCTCTGTGGACGCAAGCCGGGTGAGCAGAGCTCCGGGCAGGCCTGGGAGGGCCAGGCAGGTGGGACCCAGACACACCCCAGCAGCAGGTGCCATGGTGACAAAGCTGGCTGGGGAACGGTGTTGCTAGGCAACTGGCTCCTGTGAAATTGATGCAGGCTCTTGGCTACAGCACACTGGGAtaggagtgggggtgggcacAACTTCAGTCAGCTCCCATGGCTCTTGGGGGtggcctgccctcctccctgtcccctgaCACTTCTGGGTGCCAAGCCCTGCTCATGGCAGTGAGATGGGCTCCCAGTTGCCCAGGCCAGCTTGCACCAGTGacttggcatttttatttttgttcagatCACAAGAATGGGCATTACATCATCCCACAGATGGCTGACAGGTGAGTGCCCACCTGATGCCCCTTCCCAGAGGCTGTTGGATGCCATGTGGGTGCCTGAGCCCAGAGCTTCCACCCTTCCATCTCCCCAGGCTGTAGGGTCCTCCACTCTCTGGGGGCTGGCATTTCTGCCCAGTCCTCACTCCCCGATGCTGGGCCCCCAGGCAGGTGAGAGATGTCAGCTCAACATATGGCCAGCACAGCCTGAGCCCTATGGCTATCCCACACAGGCTCGAGTACAAGAACACCTGCCCTAGGAGTGGTGGATTGCGGACTTGTTTCCAGTGGCACTCACCCCACTGTACAATCTTTAGACAAACCTCTGTTCTTCGGTGAACAGATGGTGGGCTCCAGGGATTTGACTAACTTCGGGACTGCTGAGCAGGCCTCTGTGGGGTGCTCAGAAATtgtgcaggggctggggtgcagggcaCAGTACTATTGAGGTGTTTCTGCCTCTGATTTGATGATCTCAGGCGCCTAGGCTGTGGGGACCACTCACTCAGCTTACGAGATGGATGCTAGCGCCACCTAGTGGCCACTTCTGATGGCCAAGCCTCGCCAGGCTTTGCCAGCTGGCCTGGGGGTCTGAGAGAGAGGaggctctctcttcctctccgaAGGCCAGTGTGGGCAGACAGGGATGGTCAGGCCTAGGCAGCTTGGATCCTTGAACCCAGACCTACTCTGTTCTGAGACGCCGAGCGACCCTCCTGCTTCTCTGGTCTTACTCTGCctggtgtgtgtgtttcaaaCACATATCGGCATGTACTCAGTGAAATGGTGACCGAGCTCCGTTCCGGTGCCAGCTACTGTTCTCGGCCCTGAAACACAGAGGTAACTCAGACGTGATCTCTGCCCCAAAGGAGCTTGCAGTATGGAGAGGGAGGCCGCCTACTCAAGACAGCTGTAGTTCCCTGTGGGGAGTACCGCAAGAGAAATAAGGGCATAGATGATATAAGTGGGAAGTGCTGTGCAGGGAACTGCAGGCAGTCTGTGGGGCTGGAGTATAGTGTGAGGAATCCCAGGACAGGACTGGGATAGAAACAGGCGAGAGAATGGCCAGTCCTGTGAGCCCCCACAGGAGTAGACAGGATTCCAAGCACTGATGTGTGGagtcagctctgccatttattggCTGTTTGACTTCAGGCAGGCTGCTTGACCTCTCTTAGTTACCTCGTGGCATTGAGGGCAAGAGTTCCTGCCTTTTCTGGGCTGTTGAGAGGATTAAGTAAGATAATGCATGCCAAGCACATAGCATATTGTTTAAGTGAGCTTTTTGTTTAAGTACGGTTAAAGTATACCCCATACACAtattttgttattgagttgtttCTAAGGCCAGGAATAGCATGGCCCAGTGTGTCAGAAACATCACCCCAGCTGCTGGGTGGGAAAGGGGATTGTAGGGGAAGGATCAGAAGTGGGAAGATGGATGAAGAAACTCTAGCAAAcaggcagccctggggagggggagggggcgggggggggttgttgctcagcggtttagcaccaccttcagccagggcgtgatcctggagacctgggatcgagtctcacatctggctccctgcatggagcctgcttctccctctgcctgtgtctctgcctctctctctctctctctctccctctttgtgtctctcatgaataaataaataaaatcttaaaaaaaacaaaacaaaacaaaacaactctggCAAAGGACTAGGGAAGAGAGACTGAGGGCAGAAGCTGGGGGAAGCTCCACCGGGGCCGGGGACACAGGTGCCCAGGGagtggggcacagagggagagagcaagcctGTGGAGGAGCAGGTTGTGGGGGGAGACGAGTTCTGTTGTGTGCACTCTGGGGCTCACGTGTGCACAGAGGTGGGCATGAGTTTGCCCCGGGAAGGCTTGCACTGCCCTGCTCCTGGGTAATTGGTGCCTCTGTCCTGTTCTTTCCTCTGCTGCCTCCCTCTGGACTTAGATCTCGGCAAAAGTGCATGTCTCAGAGGTATATGGTGCCTGCTGCGGGAGCAGGCTCTGGAggtgggagggctggggggggtgTTTGGTGTGCAGCATCTGGGATGTTgtcttcctgggatccctgcatgTTCTGGAGTCACAGGCGGGGGCCTGGCCACCTCTAATGTCTGCCCATTCCCATCTCCCTCCTTCATCTACAGCCTAGACCTGTCTGAGTTGGCCAAAGCTGCCAAGAAGAAGCTGCAGGCGGTGAGTCTGCTTGGACAGGCCCCTGATGCTTAGAGCTGTCCCCATTTCTGACCTACACCCCTGCCATTggtccccctccctcctgccttcctggctCCCTCCCTATCCCCTCCCAGCCTTTTGTCTTTGACTCTGGCTCTGCCCTCTGCAGGCTTCAGGGCCCTAGCTTCCCCTCTGATCTATGAGGGCACTAACTGTTCTGACCTGGTCTCTCTCTGTCGTCTCCCACCTTGGAGCTTGACAGAGAgacccctgcctcagtttccagtTCTGAGAAGGGGCTAGGCAGCACAGGGGACACAAGCCATTTCCCATGTCTTATGACATCTTGGTTGGGCTGGCCTTGTCAGCACTAGGGAGCAATTGATCTGACAAAGCCTGGGTCCCCCTCTTTGCCTCTAGCTCAGCAACCGGCTTTTTGAGGAACTTGCCATGGATGTGTATGACGAGGTGGATAGAAGAGAAAATGATGCTGGTGAGCCAAGAGGGCATCTAAGGTCATGGGTGGATGAGATGAGGGTACCTGCCCGCCTGCTGCAGAAGGGCTAGGACCTGGTGTGGCTCTCAGGTCCTTTCACTGGGACcaagaggggatgcctggggtTGGTCTGCTCAGCAGGTCTGCATATCGGTCCCTGCTGGCTGTGAGCAGCGGTCTGGACAGCCTCCCCAGCCGGCAGAGTGTGCTTAGTTGGAGGCAGCCAGCCTGTtcctccgcccccacccctggaCTGGGGCTCATCTCTGCTCTGGCTGCCTCCCACTTTGGCTGACTCCCCAGTCCCACTCCACGCCCTCCCCCTACATCACTCCTTCCTGGCCACAGCCAAATTCCAGCGCAAACTCTGGGCTGGGCCTGGCAAGAAGGGGTCGCCTTGCTCTGTTCGTCATCAGCCTGGCCAGCCTCGCCCAGCCTTGCCCTGACCCAGCCTTGCTTTTGTTGTCTGAAGACCATCCCTGTTTTGAACATCAGCACTTGGTGGGCGTGGGGAGGAGTGAGGAAGGCTGTGCTCAGCATGTTCCCACCTCTACCCTGTGGGCTTGGACACCGTGGATGCTCTGGATGATTTGCTCCCTGATCCTCCCCCATAGTGTGGCTGGCTACCCAAAACCACAGCACCCTGGTGACAGAGCGCAGTGCTGTGCCCTTCCTGCCTGTGAACCCCGAGTACTCAGCCACACGGAATCAGGTGAGGGGGCTGGATGGGGGGGCCTGGGGCAGTCTCCTCCTCTCCTGGGGTCACCAGCTCTGTGGGCCCTGCCCTTCTTCAGCGGCTGTTGTCTGGGCCTGCTCTTCTCCCCTGCCCTAGGCCTCTCGGGGCTCTGCTGGCACTAGGATTTGGATATGGGGAAGAAGCTGTTTCTTTGAGCACTTGGTGAGCAGCCTCATGGAGGAGGCGGTGGTTCCAGCCTCTTCTTGAGAGCTCCCCTCGGCACCCAGAATCTGTGTCATCTTCAACCCCGTGCTCTGGCCATGAGCCAGATAACAGGGGACTCCCTTGCAGCTTTGTTCCCACCCCCGTCTATCAGCTATAAGGGGGCCTGTCATGCCAGCCGGGTTCTTTCTGCCTTGTAGGGGCGACAGAAGTTGGCCCGCTTTAATGCCCGAGAGTTTGCCACCTTGATCATAGACATTCTCAGCGAGGCCAAGCGGAGACAGCAGGGCAAGAGCCTGAGCAGCCCCACAGGTGGGAAGGGTGTGGATAGGGCTACAGGCAATGGGCATCTTTCTAGAATATTCTCTTTCATGTCTCCCTTTTGGGGTGGCATGATAGAAGCGTTGTGTGGCTGAATCCTGAGTGACAGGACTGTGCCCTCAGACAACCTTgagctctctgcacggagccagAGTGACCTCGACGACCAACATGACTACGACAGTGTAGCCTCGGACGAGGACACGGACCAGGAGCCCCTGCGCAGCGCTGGTGCCACTAGGAACAACCGTGCCCGGGTCTGAGCAatgcccctccctgggcctccatcAAGGGCCAGCTCTATCCCCTTATAGCGGGGGGCTTCAGGGACAAGGGGCTGGTTATGGCCTTGAGAAGAGCCTTCTGTGGGCATTCACCCCCTGCCCCTGATGACTGACTCACCTCTGTCTCGCTCTGCAGAGCATGGACTCCTCAGACCTATCCGATGGGGCTGTAACACTGCAGGAATATCTGGAGCTCAAGAAGGCTCTGGCTACCTCCGAGGCCAAGGTGCAGCAGCTCATGAAGGTCAACAGCAGCTTGAGTGATGAGCTCCGGAGGCTACAGAGGGAGGTAAGGGCAGCAGGCTTGGTGGGAGTGGGGCTTCTAGCATCCTGGTCCTAGAGGATCCCCTGCCCCCAGAGGTGGGGGTACTCCTGGAGCCTCTGGAGGTTCTGACACCACCGTGCGCTCTCAGATCCACAAGCTGCAGGCAGAGAACTTGCAGATTCGGCAGCCGCCGGGGCCAGTGCCCACACCCCCACTGCCCAGCGACAGAGCAGAACATACATCGATGGGGcctggtgggagtgcccaccgcaGGGACCGCCAGGCCTTCTCCATGTATGAACCAGGCTCTGCCCTGAAGCCCTTTGGGGGCCCACCTGGGGACGAGCTTACCACCCGGCTACAGCCTTTCCACAGCACTGTGAGTTGCCTCTGGGTGTCAAGGATTGGGGGAAACAGGGTTGGAGCTGCCATAGGGTCCTCTGTGATGCCTATTGTGCCATCCCCCCAGGAGCTGGAGGATGATGCCATCTATTCAGTACACGTCCCTGCTGGCCTTTACCGGGTAAGCAGGGCTTGGGGGAAGTGGATCCATTTCTGCAGATTGGTTCTTAGTCCCAGTGGGTGCCAGGTTTTGTGCCAGCTGCTGGGCACAGGGATGACTAGATACACGTGTCACCCCCCTCCTCCTTACTGCTGGGAAACTGGAAGACAGGTGGCAGGGAGGAAGAACTGACTCCAGTCCCCCTGGGTTTCAGATCCGGAAGGGGGTGTCAGCCTCAGCTGTGCCCttcactccctcctccccactgctgtcCTGTTCCCAGGAAGGAAGCCGTCACACGGTAACATTCCCATTCCCAGTTCCCATCACTAGTGCCCGAGGGACAGGCTGAATGAGATGTGTGCATGGAAACGGACAGGCCAGGCCATGTGGGTCTATGAACATGTATGTCACCTACTACCCCTTCCCTGATCCTCCAGAGCAAGCTTTCCCGCCACGGCAGCGGTGCTGACAGTGACTATGAGAACACGCAAAGTGGGGACCCGCTGCTTGGGTGAGGCACCCCAGGGAAGAAGGCTGAGTGGGTGCTGGAGTGTCTGGGAGGGTGCAGGCAAGCAGCCTCACCACTGGAATATCTCTTTCTAACCCTGACCTCAGACTGGAAGGGAAGAGGTTTCTTGAGCTGGGCAAGGAAGAAGACTTCCACCCAGAGTTGGAGAGCCTGGACGGAGATCTCGACCCTGGACTTCCCAGCACAGAGGATGTCATCCTGAAGACGGAACAGGTCACCAAGAACATTCAGGAATTGTtgcgggctgcccaagaattcaAGCATGACAGGTATGCGGGTGGGATGCAAGGCTCCTAGCAGCCCCTGGGCATTGGAGAGGGTAAGAGGGGGCCACTGTTCCACTGTCGCTGCAAACTCTCCTAATTTttaccctcccctcctcccaaagCTTTGTGCCCTGCTCAGAGAAGATCCATTTGGCTGTGACTGAGATGGCCTCTCTCTTCCCAAAGGTACTGGGGCCAGAAAGTCTTGGGGTGGGGCAGGTACAGGGAATGTGACTGCTACCTAGGTGGAGATGAGGACACACTGGGCCATGTTCGAGGCTCATTGTTTGAAGTTCAAGGCCCaactcctgcctcccctccagagGCCAGCCCTGGAGCCTGTGCGCAGCTCACTGCGGCTGCTCAATGCCAGCGCCTACCGGCTGCAGAGTGAATGCCGGAAGACCGTGCCCCCAGAGCCCGGTGCCCCTGTGGACTTCCAGCTGCTGACTCAGCAGGTGATCCAGTGCGCCTATGACATCGCCAAGGCCGCCAAGCAGCTGGTTACCATCACCACCCGAGAAAAGAAGCAGTGACAACTCTCCCTGCACCCTCACCTGCACCCTGGGACCTCACTGGCCATGGGAGCTGGGCCACTCCAGACACTAATCCCCACCCTCACAGAGCTGCTGGCACAAGTACCCTCAGTGCTGCCACCCTCCCctggcagccaggtgccccggtgCCCGCCTTCCTCGAGCCCCCCAAGGATAGGGAGGTGGGGTagcaggagcttctgt
This genomic window contains:
- the GIT1 gene encoding ARF GTPase-activating protein GIT1 isoform X3, with protein sequence MSRKGPRAEVCADCSAPDPGWASISRGVLVCDECCSVHRSLGRHISIVKHLRHSAWPPTLLQMVHTLASNGANSIWEHSLLDPAQVQSGRRKANPQDKVHPIKSEFIRAKYQMLAFVHKLPCRDDDGVTAKDLSKQLHSSVRTGNLETCLRLLSLGAQANFFHPEKGTTPLHVAAKAGQTLQAELLVVYGADPGSPDVNGRTPIDYARQAGHHELAERLVECQYELTDRLAFYLCGRKPDHKNGHYIIPQMADSLDLSELAKAAKKKLQALSNRLFEELAMDVYDEVDRRENDAVWLATQNHSTLVTERSAVPFLPVNPEYSATRNQGRQKLARFNAREFATLIIDILSEAKRRQQGKSLSSPTDNLELSARSQSDLDDQHDYDSVASDEDTDQEPLRSAGATRNNRARSMDSSDLSDGAVTLQEYLELKKALATSEAKVQQLMKVNSSLSDELRRLQREIHKLQAENLQIRQPPGPVPTPPLPSDRAEHTSMGPGGSAHRRDRQAFSMYEPGSALKPFGGPPGDELTTRLQPFHSTELEDDAIYSVHVPAGLYRIRKGVSASAVPFTPSSPLLSCSQEGSRHTSKLSRHGSGADSDYENTQSGDPLLGLEGKRFLELGKEEDFHPELESLDGDLDPGLPSTEDVILKTEQVTKNIQELLRAAQEFKHDSFVPCSEKIHLAVTEMASLFPKRPALEPVRSSLRLLNASAYRLQSECRKTVPPEPGAPVDFQLLTQQVIQCAYDIAKAAKQLVTITTREKKQ